The genomic region GCAGGTCCTCGGGGGCCACTTGGCTGGTGGAAAGCCGCTCGCCTTGCCGCAAGAGGTCCAGAACCTCCTCGTCCGTGATCTCCAGCTGGTCGCGGAAGGTTTTATCCTTCCAGATCACCTGCTGGGGCACCACATGGATGCCCCGGCTCAGGGCTTCCTCGGGGCTTAGGCCCAGGGTGGAGTCGGCCACGAAGGCCACGTTAGAGGCTGTAGGCATAAAACCCGTAGGTGCCGGGGCCGGTGTGGCTGGCGATCACCGCCCCTAGTTCGCTCACCAGGGCCTCCTCCACGGGAAGGCCTGAGGAAAGGACCATCTCCTTTAGCTCCGTGACCGCGTTCTCCTCGGCACTAAAGAGGAAGAAGGCTCGGATGCGCTTCCTTCCCTGGGCCCAGGTTTGGAAGTCCCTAAGGATCTCCTCCCGGGCCTTCCTTTCCCCCCGGGCCCGGCCTGCTGGTTCCACCCGGCCCTCTTTGAGGGTCAGAATCGGCTTGATGCCCAGAAGAGTGCCCAAGAAAGCCTGGGCCCCGCCGATGCGGCCTCCCCGCTTCAAAAACTCCAAGGTGGCCACGCTGAAGCGCACGAAGTGGTCCTTGCGGATGCGGTCTAGCTCCGAAAGCACCTCCTCCAGGGTGTGGCCTTGGGAAAGTAGCTCGTGGGCCCGGAGCACCATCATGCCGATCCCCAAGGAGGCGGCTTGGCTATCAAAGACGGTGATGCGGCCGGGAAAGTCTTGCGCCGCCAGCGTCGCCGACTGGACCGTGCCCGAAAGCTTGGCGGAGATGTGGATGGAAAGCACGTGGTCGGCCGCCATCAGGGCTTCCTGGTAGGTGCGCTGGAAGTCCTCGGGGGAAGGCTGGCTGGTGGTGGGAAAGGCGGTACCTTCCCGGACCTTTTGGAAGATCTCCGCGGGAGAGATCTCCTCCCAGTCCTTATAGATGCGCCCTCCCAGGTTCACGTAAAGGGGCACCACCCGCACCCCCAGGCCCTCCCGTAGGGGCTTGGGTAGGTCGGCGGTGGAGTCGGTTACCAGGGCTACCTTCATACCTCCTCCTCTTGGTCCTGGACAGGATACCACGGGTGGGCCCTGGGATGCAGGGGGATTATTGCTCTAGCGGTGGGTTTCTGCTAGGGTCAAGGGTATATGTGGCGGGTTCTGGTTTCCGACGACATGCGGCTTGGGGATACGAAGTACCCGGGAGTGCTCTTGGACTATCGTCCAGGGATTGGGCGGGAGGAGCTTCTGGAGATCATCCCCGCCTACGATGCCCTCATCACCCGCAGCCGTACCCGGGTGGACGCCGAGCTCCTGAAACGGGGCAAGCGGCTCAAGGTGGTGGGCCGGGGCGGGGTGGGGGTGGATAACGTGGACCTCGAGGCGGCAAGCCGCCTGGGCATCCTGGTGGTGAACGTCCCCGAGGCCAACACCCGCTCGGCGGCGGAGCTGGCCTTTGGCCTCCTCCTGGCGGCGGCCCGGGGCATTGCCCTTTCCGACCGCAAGATCCGCGCCGGGGAGTGGGACCGGAAGTTTTTGGGCCTGGAGCTCAAGGGCAAGACCCTGGGCATCATCGGCCTGGGGCGGATTGGAGGCCAGGTGGCCCGCTTCGCCAAGGGCTTTGAGATGCGGGTTTTGGCCTACGATCCCTATATCCCCCGCACCCGGGCGGAAAGCCTGGGGGTGGAACTCCTTGAGGACCTTGCCGACCTCCTCCGCCAAAGCCACTTCCTCACCATCCACGCGCCCCTCACCGAGGAAACCCGGGGGATGATCGGCCGGCGGGAGCTTTACCTCCTGCCCCGGAATGCGGTGGTGGTGAACGCCGCCCGGGGAGGGATCGTGGACGAGAAGGCCCTGTTGGAGGTTTTGGAGGAGGGCCACCTCTTCGCCGCCGGTTTGGACGTGTTTGCGGAGGAGCCTCCCCCCAAGGACCACCCCCTCTTAAAGCATCCCCAGGTGGTCCTCACCGCCCATCTGGGGGCCAACACCATAGAAGCCCAGGACCGGGTGGGGGAGGCGGTCTTGGAACGGGTGGTGCGCACCCTGGAGGGGGATCTTTCCTACGCCTTGAACACGGGGTTTGACCCCGAGGCCCTCCAGGTCCTAAGGGGCTTTCTACCCCTGGGGGAGGCCCTGGGCAAGCTCCTCGCCCAGATCACCCGGGGCCGGCCCCAGGTCCTAGAGGTGAGCTTCCTGGGCCAGTTTGAGAAGGACCCCGAACCCATCGCCAGCGCCGTGGCCAAGGGGTTCTTGTCCCGGGTCTTGGGGGAGGAGATGGTGAACCTGGTTTCCGCAAGGCCCCTTCTTAAGGACCGGGGCATCCGCCTCATCACCCGCAAGGAGGAGCAGGCGGGAGAGTACACGAGGCTTTTGGAGGTGCGCCTCTCCACAGACCAAGAGGAGCGCCGGGCCCGGGGGGTGGTGATGGCGGGCCGGCCCAGGTTGGTGGGTATAGATGACTATGCCCTCGAGGTGGTACCCGAGGGGTACATGCTGGTCTGCGTGAACTACGACCGGCCCGGGGTGGTAGGCCAGGTGGGAACCCTTTTGGGGGAGGCGGGGGTGAACATCGCCGGGATGCAGCTGGGCCGGGACGTGCCGGGGGGAAGGGCCCTTTTTGTCCTCACCGTGGACCAGAAACCCGCTTTGGAGGTGTTGGAGGCGCTTAGGGCCTTGCCGGTTTTGGAGCGGGTGGACCTGGCGGAGCTTTAGGGGTGGGTCGGGGAGAGGAGAAGACTAGCACAAGCTATGGTAATCGTGAAGTAATGCACATGCCACCTCTACAGAACCCAGGCAGAACCCGCCGCGGTGGCGAGCACCGTCCATAGTGAGCGCGGGGGAGAGGCTGAGGGAGTTTGCGGTGGTGGAGAGCCTGGGCCCGCCTGGCGGCTCCCAAGTGGGCCTGGAAGCTTTAGGCCTGAAGGAGAAGGCGGGCCGCTTTCCCCGCCAGCTTTCGGGAGGGGAGCAGCGGGTGGCGGTGGCCCGGGCCTTGGCCGCCGAGCCCCTCCTTATCTTGGCCGACGAGCCCACGGCCAACCTGGATTCCAAAAACGGCCTGGCGTTGATTGAGCGCATGAAGGCCCTGAACCGGGAGCAGGGGGTGACCTTTCTCTTCTCCACCCACGACCCCAGGCTTTTGGAGCATGTGAAGCGGATCGTACGCCTGGAGGACGGAGCCATCGTGGGGGAGGAATGGCGTTAGTAAGGGGGGATGGCGGGGGCATTCCCGGGCCTTAGCGCTTTTTCCCAAAGCCGTAGACCAGCTCCTCCCCCTTGCGCACCACCAGGAGGATGGCGGACCGGCCCAGGCTGTCCTTAAGCAGGTACAGGCTGCGCACCTCCCCGTCCACGGTTTTTTCCTCCTGCCGTTCCACGAAGTAACCCGCGGCGGCGAAGCTGGTGAGCACCTGCTGCACGAAGGCTGCATGGAGCCTGCTGGCGATCCCTTTGGCCACGAAGGCCTCGAGGGCGTACCCCTTGGCCTCGGGGAAGCGAAGGAGGAGGGGCTCGGGGCTTTTGGCCTTATAGCTCCCCGTGGGCAGGCGCACGGCGGGGTCCAGGCTGGAGGCCAGGGCCACCGTGGCGGTGGCCTCCAGGAGGGTTTGGGCCCAAGCCAGGCTGGATCCCAGGGCCATGCCCAACAAAAGGTAGGCGATAGATAGGCGCTTGCCCCATGCCTTTACCCCTTGGAGCATGGGTTCAGTATAACTCGGAGGGCCGGGTCTAAAGGGGCGTGGGCAACCCTAGGGTGGTCCTGTCCCCTAGGTCCTGGCCGCATAAGGTGCCAGCCACCTCCGGGTAGAGACAAAAGTAGCGGCTGGCGGCACGCTTACTCCTAGTGCCCAAGGCAGCCAAAGCTCCATCTGCCTCACGGCCGTATCCCTTGGAGAAGCATCTGGATGCCCAAAAGGGCAATCACCCCGGCGAATAGAAGGCGTAGACGGGGGACGGGGCTTTTAGGAAGGATCCTAGCCCCCAGGAAAGCACCTACGAGCACCCCCAGGACGACCGGGCAGCTGAGCACGGGGTTAATGTATCCCTCTCTCAGGTAGATGCCGGCACTGGCAGCCGCCGTGACCCCGATCATGAAGTTGGAGGTGGTGGTGGAGACCTTATAGGGAAGCCCCATGATCCGGTCCATGGCTAAAACTTTGAGGGCCCCTGAGCCGATGCCCAAAAGCCCGGAAAGAACGCCAGCCAAGCCCATAAGGCCCAATCCGGGTAATACCCGATGCACCCCGTAGGGCCTAAGACCTTGGGGTGTGGGGTAGGTCCCCTCGAGGCGGAGCCGCCGGGCCAGCGGATCCGAGGGACCCACGTCGCGTCCATCCACCTGCCGGTTTCGGTAGCCCGTGTAGGCGGAGTGGATGAGCACCAGGCCAAAGATTAAGGCCACCCAACGCTTGGGCAGGATCCCCAAAAGATTGGCCCCCAAGACGGCACCCAAGGTGGTGGCCAGCTCCAGGAACATCCCCAGGCGAAGGTTGGTGTACCCCTCGCGCACATAGGCCGCCGCTGCCCCGCTGCTGGTGGCGATCACCGAGATCAAGGAGGCGCCTAAAGCATGGTGGAGGTCCACCTTAAAGGCCAAAACCAAGAGGGGAACCAGGATCACGCCTCCGCCGAGGCCCGTGAGGGCTCCCACCAGACCAGCCAGCACGCTTCCCAGAAACACTTCTAGGCAAAAGGTGGCTAGATTCATCTTCCGAAAGGGGCGGAAAAACCCCAAGAATCCCTAGCAAGGGTCTTGGGTAGCCGGGAAGGGTTGGGCGGGTCGTTTTGGCCTAACCTGCAGGAGAGAAGGCGGGTTGCGCCAAGGGTTGGTGTTAGCCCCTCCTCCCCCCTCCTATGGCTTGGGGATTCCCTAAAGGCTAGCCCCTCCCCTCTTTCGCGTTCCCATCCTTTCCCGTGCGGGCCCTGCTCCACGCGCCCCATCCTACACCGCTCAGGACCCCTTGTGGGTAACCAAGAGGCATTGGGCAGGGCCCTCGCCTCCCGGGCGCACAGCCTCACTTCACGGGCTCCACCTTCTTCACCTCCTCGGCTACCTTGGAGGTGTAGACCCCCAGGCCATCTGGGCCCGGTAGGTGGGCCTTCAGGTCAAAGGTGGGGCGGGGTTGGCTGTCCACAAAGGCGGCGATATCCCTGGCCTCCTCGGGGGAAAGGTTGGGGTTGCCCAAGGGCATGGCCCCGTGGATAAAGGCGGCCAGGTTTTTCCAGTTGGCAAGCCCGGCCCCGGCATTGTAGGATCTCGGCCCCCAGAGGGGAGGTCCCACCTGTCCTTGGCCGTCGGCTGCGTGGCAGACAGCGCACTTGGCCTGGTAGAGGTTCTGGCCGCGTTGGCTGTCGGCCTGGGTCCAGTCCACGGCGAGGGGCTTTAA from Thermus albus harbors:
- a CDS encoding DegV family protein; the protein is MKVALVTDSTADLPKPLREGLGVRVVPLYVNLGGRIYKDWEEISPAEIFQKVREGTAFPTTSQPSPEDFQRTYQEALMAADHVLSIHISAKLSGTVQSATLAAQDFPGRITVFDSQAASLGIGMMVLRAHELLSQGHTLEEVLSELDRIRKDHFVRFSVATLEFLKRGGRIGGAQAFLGTLLGIKPILTLKEGRVEPAGRARGERKAREEILRDFQTWAQGRKRIRAFFLFSAEENAVTELKEMVLSSGLPVEEALVSELGAVIASHTGPGTYGFYAYSL
- the serA gene encoding phosphoglycerate dehydrogenase, producing the protein MWRVLVSDDMRLGDTKYPGVLLDYRPGIGREELLEIIPAYDALITRSRTRVDAELLKRGKRLKVVGRGGVGVDNVDLEAASRLGILVVNVPEANTRSAAELAFGLLLAAARGIALSDRKIRAGEWDRKFLGLELKGKTLGIIGLGRIGGQVARFAKGFEMRVLAYDPYIPRTRAESLGVELLEDLADLLRQSHFLTIHAPLTEETRGMIGRRELYLLPRNAVVVNAARGGIVDEKALLEVLEEGHLFAAGLDVFAEEPPPKDHPLLKHPQVVLTAHLGANTIEAQDRVGEAVLERVVRTLEGDLSYALNTGFDPEALQVLRGFLPLGEALGKLLAQITRGRPQVLEVSFLGQFEKDPEPIASAVAKGFLSRVLGEEMVNLVSARPLLKDRGIRLITRKEEQAGEYTRLLEVRLSTDQEERRARGVVMAGRPRLVGIDDYALEVVPEGYMLVCVNYDRPGVVGQVGTLLGEAGVNIAGMQLGRDVPGGRALFVLTVDQKPALEVLEALRALPVLERVDLAEL
- a CDS encoding sulfite exporter TauE/SafE family protein; amino-acid sequence: MNLATFCLEVFLGSVLAGLVGALTGLGGGVILVPLLVLAFKVDLHHALGASLISVIATSSGAAAAYVREGYTNLRLGMFLELATTLGAVLGANLLGILPKRWVALIFGLVLIHSAYTGYRNRQVDGRDVGPSDPLARRLRLEGTYPTPQGLRPYGVHRVLPGLGLMGLAGVLSGLLGIGSGALKVLAMDRIMGLPYKVSTTTSNFMIGVTAAASAGIYLREGYINPVLSCPVVLGVLVGAFLGARILPKSPVPRLRLLFAGVIALLGIQMLLQGIRP